From Vallitalea longa, one genomic window encodes:
- a CDS encoding 1-phosphofructokinase family hexose kinase: MILTITMNPAIDKIYIVDNYKLGEVHRPSRTVASAGGKGLNVARVAKLMGENVAATGVLGGPNGDFIDNEVKKLGIDSRFINISGETRICINVSDTVNQTSTEVLESGPIIDKAEADRFIEEYEAMLSDVKVVTISGSLPKGLPVDFYSLLIDTAKKHDKKVILDTSSKAFIEGMKALPYIVKPNADEIRQVYDGDVNSVEGLVKAIEYFREMGIKLPIISRGKDGCIAGLDDGVYKFTIPPVDVVNTVGSGDSFVAGCAIGLARDFSQIDMIKMGIACGTANTQFTQTGYVERELVDEYFGQVKVEKV; this comes from the coding sequence ATGATTCTTACGATTACAATGAATCCAGCTATTGATAAAATCTATATAGTCGATAATTACAAACTTGGAGAGGTACACCGTCCTAGTAGGACGGTTGCTTCTGCAGGAGGTAAAGGTCTTAATGTAGCTCGTGTTGCTAAGCTAATGGGTGAAAATGTAGCTGCAACAGGGGTATTAGGAGGTCCTAATGGAGATTTTATTGATAATGAAGTCAAGAAGTTGGGTATAGATAGTAGATTTATCAATATTAGTGGAGAAACAAGAATATGTATTAATGTATCAGATACAGTCAATCAAACAAGTACTGAAGTGTTAGAGTCAGGACCTATCATAGATAAAGCTGAGGCAGATAGGTTCATAGAAGAATATGAGGCAATGCTCAGTGATGTAAAAGTCGTTACTATTTCAGGTAGTTTGCCAAAAGGTTTGCCAGTAGACTTCTATTCATTACTTATAGATACTGCTAAAAAACATGATAAGAAAGTAATACTTGATACTAGTTCAAAAGCATTTATTGAAGGTATGAAAGCTCTACCATATATAGTTAAACCTAATGCTGATGAGATAAGACAAGTTTATGATGGAGATGTTAATTCTGTTGAGGGATTGGTTAAGGCTATAGAGTATTTCAGAGAGATGGGTATTAAGTTGCCTATTATCAGTAGAGGTAAAGATGGATGTATCGCTGGACTAGACGATGGAGTATATAAGTTTACTATTCCTCCTGTTGATGTAGTGAATACTGTTGGTTCTGGTGATTCTTTCGTGGCTGGATGTGCTATTGGATTGGCTAGGGATTTCAGTCAGATTGATATGATTAAGATGGGTATAGCTTGTGGGACTGCTAATACGCAGTTTACTCAGACTGGTTATGTTGAGAGAGAATTGGTTGATGAGTATTTTGGTCAAGTTAAGGTAGAGAAGGTTTGA
- a CDS encoding class II fructose-bisphosphate aldolase gives MPLVSSLELIKKAKEKKAAIAAFNIHNLETIQAVIEGASEERAPVIIQTTPGTLKHAGIEYIGVIVKKAAEMYDIPVALHVDHCPSFNTIVECIRNNYTSVMIDGANLEYDENVKLVKRVTEMTHAVGMQVEGEIGRIGGVEDDMFVNSDEAALTIPSEAKKFVEDTGIDTLAIAIGTAHGMYKGEPKLDFERLSAIEAIVDVPLVLHGASGVPDESIREAIRRGIAKINIATELKNPMAKAIVDTFDKNKDENDPRNYMGAAREAVKEVVKAKIRLCGSNGLADEF, from the coding sequence ATGCCATTAGTAAGTTCACTAGAATTAATTAAGAAAGCTAAAGAAAAGAAAGCCGCTATTGCTGCTTTTAACATCCATAATCTAGAAACTATTCAAGCTGTTATTGAAGGTGCTAGTGAAGAACGTGCTCCTGTTATTATTCAAACCACACCTGGAACATTAAAACATGCTGGTATTGAATACATAGGTGTTATAGTCAAAAAGGCAGCAGAAATGTATGATATACCAGTTGCACTTCATGTAGACCATTGCCCTTCTTTTAATACTATTGTAGAATGTATAAGAAACAACTATACATCTGTAATGATTGATGGAGCTAATCTTGAATATGATGAGAATGTAAAATTAGTCAAACGTGTTACAGAAATGACTCATGCTGTAGGTATGCAAGTTGAAGGCGAAATCGGTAGAATAGGTGGAGTTGAAGATGATATGTTCGTCAACAGTGATGAAGCAGCTTTGACAATTCCATCAGAAGCAAAAAAATTCGTTGAAGATACAGGTATTGATACATTAGCCATTGCTATAGGAACAGCACATGGTATGTACAAAGGTGAACCAAAGCTTGATTTTGAAAGGTTATCTGCAATTGAAGCCATAGTAGATGTACCTCTTGTTCTACATGGTGCTTCTGGTGTACCAGATGAAAGTATTAGAGAAGCTATAAGAAGAGGAATCGCCAAAATCAACATAGCTACAGAATTAAAGAATCCAATGGCAAAAGCAATAGTTGATACATTTGATAAGAACAAAGATGAAAACGATCCAAGAAATTATATGGGAGCTGCAAGAGAAGCTGTTAAAGAAGTGGTAAAAGCGAAAATCAGACTTTGTGGTTCTAATGGTCTAGCTGACGAATTTTAG
- a CDS encoding galactitol-1-phosphate 5-dehydrogenase, which translates to MKAAVLYGQKDIRVENIEKPTINDNEVLINVKASGVCGSDIPRVLGTASHYYPNVFGHEFSGEVVEVGKNVTSVKVNDKVSVAPLKPCHECEDCKSGNHALCKNYSFIGSREYGAWAEYVKAPETNIVKLPDEVSYVQGAFLEPITVALHGLLVMDFKPMTSVAITGMGTIGLLTLQCAKIMGAKDITVFDIDDARLNIAKELGADHVINTLNDDINERVKEITNGKGYEMVLETAGVPFTELLCLEIAGNKGSVMYIGTPHTEFTIKPKQFECMNRKELTVKGSWMSYSAPFPGKEWTLGANYLGTGQIQVEKLIDRTIDIEDIGKAFEDIEAKKVSGKVMMTL; encoded by the coding sequence ATGAAAGCGGCTGTATTATATGGACAAAAAGATATTAGAGTAGAAAATATTGAAAAACCTACGATTAATGATAATGAAGTTCTAATTAACGTAAAAGCTTCAGGAGTTTGCGGATCAGATATACCTAGAGTACTAGGGACTGCTTCTCACTATTATCCTAATGTGTTTGGTCATGAATTTTCAGGTGAAGTAGTGGAAGTAGGTAAAAATGTCACTAGTGTAAAGGTTAATGACAAAGTATCAGTAGCACCATTAAAACCTTGTCATGAGTGTGAAGATTGTAAGAGCGGTAATCATGCATTATGCAAAAATTATAGTTTCATAGGTTCAAGAGAATATGGAGCTTGGGCTGAATATGTAAAAGCACCAGAAACTAATATTGTCAAATTACCTGATGAAGTTTCATATGTTCAAGGAGCTTTCCTTGAGCCAATTACTGTAGCTTTGCATGGTCTCCTAGTTATGGATTTCAAACCAATGACTAGTGTGGCGATAACAGGTATGGGAACTATCGGTTTGCTGACTCTACAATGTGCGAAAATCATGGGTGCAAAAGATATCACAGTATTCGATATTGATGATGCAAGGCTGAATATCGCAAAAGAATTAGGAGCTGACCATGTAATCAATACATTGAATGATGACATAAATGAGAGAGTAAAAGAAATCACAAATGGAAAAGGCTATGAAATGGTTCTTGAAACAGCAGGAGTTCCATTTACTGAATTACTTTGCTTAGAGATTGCTGGCAATAAAGGAAGTGTAATGTATATCGGTACACCTCACACGGAATTCACTATAAAACCAAAGCAGTTCGAATGTATGAATAGAAAAGAATTGACAGTAAAAGGTTCTTGGATGTCATATTCCGCACCTTTCCCAGGAAAAGAATGGACTCTAGGAGCTAACTATCTTGGAACAGGTCAGATTCAAGTAGAGAAGTTAATAGACAGAACTATAGATATTGAAGATATCGGTAAAGCATTCGAAGATATCGAAGCTAAAAAAGTATCAGGAAAAGTAATGATGACATTATAA
- a CDS encoding aldo/keto reductase, whose product MENLRTNFQIALDGVDPNIIPKKKLRTGDEMPAIGLGTFGSDRFTADEISDAVLGAISVGYRHIDCASVYENEKEIGEAFEIAMKNGVKREDLWINSKVWNDMHGDGDVLLSVAQTLKDLKLEYLDLYLIHWPFPNYHAPGCSVDSRSENARPYIHEEFMKTWRQMERLVDMGLVKNIGTSNMTQAKMELLLRDARIKPAVNEMEQHPHFQQQEFFEFCLKNDIQPIGFCPIGSPTRPDRDKTEKDTVDIEDPVIVAAAKRLGVHPAVVCIKWAVQRGQVPIPFSVRRNEFLSNIKCVTENPLTDEEMEAISKIDKNCRLIKGQVFLWKDNQTWEDLWDLDGNIEQ is encoded by the coding sequence ATGGAAAACTTAAGAACTAATTTTCAAATTGCATTAGATGGAGTAGATCCTAATATAATTCCTAAGAAAAAATTACGTACTGGAGATGAAATGCCAGCAATAGGTCTTGGTACATTCGGTTCTGACAGATTTACAGCAGATGAAATATCCGATGCGGTTTTGGGAGCAATTTCAGTTGGATATAGACACATAGACTGTGCATCAGTATATGAGAACGAAAAAGAAATCGGAGAAGCTTTTGAAATAGCTATGAAAAATGGTGTTAAAAGAGAAGATTTATGGATTAATTCAAAAGTATGGAATGATATGCATGGTGATGGAGATGTTCTATTATCAGTAGCACAGACATTGAAAGACCTGAAACTTGAATACTTAGATCTATATTTAATTCACTGGCCATTCCCTAATTATCATGCACCAGGTTGTTCTGTTGATTCAAGAAGTGAAAATGCACGTCCATATATTCATGAAGAATTCATGAAAACATGGAGACAAATGGAAAGATTAGTAGACATGGGACTTGTAAAAAATATCGGTACTTCAAATATGACTCAAGCGAAAATGGAATTACTCCTAAGAGATGCAAGAATCAAACCAGCAGTTAATGAAATGGAACAACATCCACATTTTCAACAACAAGAATTTTTTGAGTTCTGTTTGAAGAATGATATCCAACCTATCGGTTTCTGTCCTATCGGTTCACCAACTCGTCCAGATAGAGATAAAACTGAAAAAGATACTGTTGATATAGAAGATCCAGTAATCGTAGCAGCAGCAAAAAGACTTGGAGTTCATCCAGCAGTTGTATGTATCAAATGGGCAGTACAAAGAGGTCAAGTGCCTATTCCATTTTCAGTAAGAAGAAACGAATTTTTAAGTAACATAAAATGTGTAACAGAAAATCCATTAACTGATGAAGAGATGGAAGCTATTAGTAAGATTGATAAGAATTGTCGTTTAATCAAAGGTCAAGTTTTCTTATGGAAAGATAATCAAACATGGGAAGACTTATGGGACCTAGATGGCAACATAGAACAATAA
- a CDS encoding LacI family DNA-binding transcriptional regulator, translating to MEVYSISTIKDVAKYTGLSIATISKYINGGNVLDENKKIIQEAIDVLDYKRNEMARGLKTNKTMTIGVLLPSLENIFFTSIVSIIEGILQEKGYGTIICDFKEDKELENNKLEFLLNKHVDGIIMVSYSGEKEHIQELLDKKIPIILLDRMIKGLDCDIVIADNLNASYQAVEELIIRKHKRIGIICGPENTYTADERRKGYIRVHEDYDLDIDENLIKNADYTVVSGHKAFIDLWNMDDRPTAVLVTNYEMTIGTIMAVNDLDITIPDELSLIGFDNIQMARIVRPPLSIVEQPMKEIGETAANLMLRRLNDDYSDFPSTYRLKTKVHIKESVSTNL from the coding sequence ATGGAGGTGTATAGTATTTCAACTATTAAAGACGTAGCAAAATACACAGGACTATCTATAGCAACAATATCTAAGTACATTAACGGTGGAAATGTATTGGATGAAAACAAGAAAATAATTCAAGAGGCTATAGATGTTTTAGATTATAAAAGAAATGAAATGGCCAGAGGACTTAAGACAAATAAAACCATGACAATAGGCGTACTACTACCTTCCTTGGAAAATATATTTTTTACTTCAATAGTATCAATTATTGAAGGCATTCTACAAGAAAAAGGGTATGGAACGATAATATGTGATTTTAAGGAAGATAAAGAATTAGAAAACAATAAACTTGAATTTCTATTGAACAAACATGTTGATGGTATAATTATGGTTAGCTATAGCGGAGAAAAAGAGCATATTCAGGAATTATTGGATAAGAAGATTCCTATTATTCTACTAGATAGAATGATAAAAGGATTGGATTGTGACATAGTCATAGCAGATAATCTAAATGCTTCATATCAAGCTGTAGAGGAATTGATTATAAGAAAACATAAGCGAATAGGAATTATATGTGGACCAGAAAATACTTATACTGCAGATGAAAGAAGAAAAGGTTATATAAGGGTTCACGAAGATTATGATTTAGATATAGATGAGAATCTGATCAAGAATGCAGATTATACTGTAGTTAGCGGTCATAAAGCTTTCATTGACCTTTGGAACATGGATGATAGACCTACAGCTGTATTGGTTACCAATTATGAAATGACCATAGGTACAATCATGGCAGTTAATGACCTTGATATCACTATTCCAGATGAGTTGTCTTTGATTGGTTTTGATAATATTCAAATGGCTAGAATAGTGAGACCACCATTATCTATTGTTGAACAACCAATGAAAGAGATTGGTGAAACTGCCGCTAACCTTATGCTTAGAAGACTAAATGACGATTATTCAGATTTTCCTTCAACTTATAGATTGAAGACAAAAGTTCATATAAAAGAATCAGTATCGACCAATTTATAA
- a CDS encoding MarR family winged helix-turn-helix transcriptional regulator, which produces MFNLDDCVAFITNNASKQMENYFNDRLVQLGSTRVQWIALYYLGKNKSISQVELAKKMNIKSSTVVRLVDRMERDGYVKRVKDANDRRITSLELTNAGINLRKQLLPEGEKASNVFSKDITEEELEIFIHVLKKMVDNINE; this is translated from the coding sequence ATGTTCAATCTTGATGATTGTGTTGCATTTATAACTAATAATGCTTCTAAGCAAATGGAAAATTATTTTAATGACAGATTAGTTCAGTTAGGTAGTACTAGGGTTCAATGGATTGCCTTATATTATCTAGGGAAAAACAAATCTATAAGTCAAGTTGAACTAGCAAAAAAAATGAATATCAAAAGTTCTACAGTCGTAAGGCTTGTTGATAGAATGGAAAGAGATGGTTATGTCAAAAGAGTCAAAGATGCTAATGACCGAAGAATAACCAGTCTTGAATTAACTAACGCTGGTATTAATCTAAGAAAGCAATTACTTCCAGAAGGTGAAAAAGCTAGTAACGTCTTTTCTAAAGATATTACTGAAGAGGAGCTTGAAATTTTCATACATGTTTTAAAAAAAATGGTAGATAATATTAATGAATAG
- a CDS encoding carboxymuconolactone decarboxylase family protein, whose amino-acid sequence MEKDPRQMLNDFMSGLEDLGKTNEAHIGSFMNLLGTAYEPGALDTKTKELMSVAIGAYNRCEYCIVFHVYKALEAGATREEILESAMVAVAFGGGPSMAYTVTLLKKSIDTFEEDFK is encoded by the coding sequence ATGGAAAAAGACCCAAGACAAATGCTAAATGATTTTATGTCAGGATTAGAAGATTTAGGAAAGACAAATGAAGCTCATATAGGCTCATTCATGAACCTATTAGGTACTGCATATGAACCTGGTGCTCTTGATACAAAAACAAAAGAGTTGATGAGTGTAGCAATAGGTGCTTATAATCGTTGTGAATATTGTATAGTATTCCATGTATATAAAGCACTTGAAGCTGGAGCAACACGTGAAGAAATATTAGAATCAGCTATGGTTGCAGTTGCATTTGGTGGAGGTCCATCTATGGCTTATACTGTAACATTATTAAAGAAATCCATTGATACATTTGAAGAAGATTTCAAATAA
- the lpdA gene encoding dihydrolipoyl dehydrogenase, which yields MDIEVKLDKLSGHAKDGKIGKIHKTIGDQVTTEDILFNIESKKGNMPIKASTNGILKNILVEEGQSVEIGTSLAVIDGEPIKEVTKENTNKKNISNGANISKTPKSNFSYFGGLLKPEKLKLQSDITIIGGGPGGYVAAIQAAKLGAKVILIEKDKVGGTCLNYGCIPTKAIVRSSEVYRDLKNHNEYGLHADNISVDMKKVIERKSNIVDQLVNGIEYLLDKNNVKVIKGTGKILDANSVFVKSNKQEITVTTKNIIIATGSKTSMIPIKGIDLDNVITSKEALELNDLPDKLIIVGGGIIGMEFAFIYSSFGVDVSVVEFLENTLLACDKDVCDEINSIAKDSGIKLYTSSKVESIIKSEDGKCIVSFTENNTSKFITGDKVLMAVGRQPSYKNIGLENIDIKLDSKTRGIKVNNKMQTNIPNIYAIGDVTNIIQLAHVASHQGIVAVKNILGIETDMDYTVIPSAIFTNPEIAMVGVSERTAQEDGLDIEIGKFPFAANGKALTLGESNGFVKIIKEKPTGKIIGGSIIGPHATDLIAEITLAIKNGLTTKDVMETIHAHPTTAESIHEAVLATEGGALHFSE from the coding sequence ATGGATATTGAAGTTAAATTGGATAAACTATCCGGTCATGCAAAAGATGGTAAAATAGGTAAAATTCATAAGACCATAGGTGACCAAGTTACAACAGAAGATATTTTATTTAACATAGAATCTAAAAAAGGTAACATGCCTATAAAAGCATCAACTAACGGCATATTAAAAAACATACTTGTAGAAGAAGGTCAATCAGTTGAAATAGGAACTAGCCTAGCTGTTATTGACGGAGAACCTATAAAAGAAGTTACAAAAGAAAATACAAATAAGAAGAATATTAGTAATGGAGCTAATATCAGTAAAACACCAAAATCTAATTTTAGTTATTTTGGTGGATTATTAAAACCGGAAAAATTGAAATTGCAAAGTGATATTACTATAATTGGTGGGGGTCCAGGTGGATACGTTGCTGCAATTCAAGCAGCTAAATTAGGTGCTAAAGTAATTTTAATAGAAAAAGATAAGGTTGGAGGAACATGTCTTAATTATGGATGTATCCCTACAAAAGCTATAGTAAGATCTTCTGAAGTATATAGAGATCTAAAAAACCACAATGAATATGGTTTGCATGCTGATAATATTTCAGTAGATATGAAAAAAGTTATCGAAAGAAAATCCAATATCGTAGATCAATTAGTTAATGGAATTGAATATTTATTAGATAAGAATAACGTAAAAGTCATAAAAGGTACAGGGAAAATACTTGATGCTAATTCAGTATTCGTTAAAAGCAATAAACAAGAAATTACTGTAACCACTAAAAATATTATAATAGCAACTGGGTCCAAAACATCAATGATACCTATTAAAGGAATAGATCTAGATAATGTTATCACCAGCAAAGAAGCCCTTGAACTTAATGACTTACCAGATAAATTAATTATCGTCGGTGGCGGTATAATCGGAATGGAATTCGCTTTCATATATTCTAGCTTTGGAGTAGATGTTTCAGTTGTTGAATTCCTAGAAAATACTTTACTAGCTTGTGATAAAGATGTATGTGACGAAATCAATTCGATAGCAAAAGATTCAGGCATTAAACTTTATACTAGTTCCAAAGTAGAATCAATCATCAAAAGTGAAGATGGTAAATGCATAGTGTCCTTCACTGAAAATAATACTTCCAAGTTTATTACTGGTGATAAAGTACTTATGGCTGTAGGAAGACAACCTTCATATAAAAATATTGGCCTAGAAAATATAGATATAAAACTTGACAGTAAGACAAGAGGTATTAAAGTCAATAACAAAATGCAGACTAATATACCTAATATATATGCAATCGGGGATGTAACTAACATTATTCAACTGGCACATGTAGCATCTCATCAAGGCATAGTAGCTGTTAAAAACATTCTCGGTATAGAAACTGATATGGATTATACTGTAATACCAAGTGCTATATTTACTAACCCTGAAATTGCTATGGTTGGAGTTAGCGAAAGAACCGCACAGGAAGATGGTCTTGATATAGAAATAGGGAAATTCCCATTTGCAGCTAATGGAAAAGCTCTGACTTTAGGAGAAAGTAATGGTTTTGTTAAAATAATTAAAGAAAAACCAACTGGAAAAATCATTGGTGGCTCTATTATAGGACCTCATGCTACGGATTTAATTGCTGAAATCACACTGGCTATTAAAAACGGATTAACAACCAAAGATGTTATGGAAACTATTCATGCTCATCCAACAACAGCAGAATCCATCCATGAAGCTGTTTTAGCTACTGAAGGTGGTGCTTTACATTTTTCAGAATAA
- a CDS encoding lipoate--protein ligase, with translation MLYIFQNNIKISTICSDSIDPWYNLALEEYLLYNINDNEIILYLWQNENAVVIGRNQNAWKECKCKKLEDNGGKLARRLSGGGAVYHDLGNLNFTFIMDKNLYDLDKQLNVILQAVNRFGINAEFSGRNDLTVQGKKFSGNAFYFLDKACYHHGTILIDTDFNKLTDYLQVSKEKIKSKGIDSVKSRVVNLSTLSSDLTINGMKKSLLDSFKDIYGTNSDILNKNVDSNKLKQLYDKYSSWEWRFGESPKFDITFDKRFSWGDFQLNLSLKNSRIENVKIYSDAMNSQLIQDIAMNLKNCPFKVSDIINSINDIPHDETDESVIKDITVWLMEEFNTL, from the coding sequence GTGCTTTACATTTTTCAGAATAACATTAAAATAAGCACTATATGTTCCGACTCCATTGACCCATGGTATAATCTGGCTTTAGAAGAATATTTATTGTACAACATTAATGATAATGAGATTATACTTTATCTATGGCAAAATGAAAATGCAGTTGTTATAGGTAGAAATCAAAATGCATGGAAAGAATGCAAATGTAAAAAGTTAGAGGATAACGGAGGCAAATTAGCAAGGCGATTATCTGGGGGCGGTGCTGTATATCATGATTTAGGTAATCTAAATTTTACTTTTATCATGGATAAAAATTTATATGACCTTGATAAACAGTTAAATGTAATCTTACAGGCTGTTAATAGATTTGGTATCAACGCTGAATTTTCAGGTCGTAATGATTTAACTGTCCAAGGGAAAAAATTTTCTGGTAACGCTTTCTATTTCTTAGATAAAGCTTGTTATCATCACGGTACTATACTTATTGACACAGATTTCAATAAACTTACTGATTACCTTCAAGTCTCTAAAGAGAAAATAAAATCAAAGGGAATTGATTCTGTTAAATCAAGAGTTGTGAATTTGTCAACCCTTAGTAGCGACTTGACTATAAATGGAATGAAAAAGAGTTTATTAGATAGTTTCAAAGATATCTATGGGACTAATTCTGATATACTCAATAAAAATGTTGATTCCAATAAGTTGAAACAGCTATATGATAAATATTCATCATGGGAATGGCGATTCGGTGAATCTCCAAAGTTTGATATTACTTTTGATAAAAGATTTTCATGGGGAGATTTCCAATTAAATCTCAGCCTTAAAAACAGTCGTATTGAAAATGTTAAGATATATTCAGATGCTATGAACAGTCAATTGATACAAGATATTGCTATGAACTTGAAAAACTGTCCTTTTAAAGTAAGTGATATCATTAATTCCATTAATGATATACCTCATGATGAAACAGATGAATCAGTTATTAAGGATATTACTGTTTGGCTTATGGAAGAATTCAATACATTATGA
- a CDS encoding GNAT family N-acetyltransferase: MLINVSLGKRTREHVKIYWDKIQDEETQKMFPFSIESLEESLKLFEKSLEDEASSYGRVIYHDDKYVGDIWCYCIDETDEKMAMLSIVIFEKTVWGQGIGSQAIKMFIKEIFDKYSIDKIGAFTYAYNDRSINLLEKSGFNRIETFVEDGIESIYLELSR, encoded by the coding sequence ATGCTTATTAATGTATCACTAGGTAAAAGAACACGAGAACATGTAAAAATCTATTGGGATAAGATACAAGATGAAGAAACACAAAAAATGTTTCCATTCAGTATTGAGTCCTTAGAAGAATCACTAAAATTATTTGAAAAATCACTAGAGGATGAAGCATCCAGTTATGGCAGAGTTATATATCATGACGATAAATACGTAGGTGACATATGGTGTTATTGCATAGATGAAACAGATGAAAAAATGGCTATGCTAAGTATAGTTATATTTGAAAAAACTGTTTGGGGACAAGGTATCGGATCACAAGCTATTAAAATGTTTATTAAAGAAATCTTTGATAAATATAGCATTGATAAAATAGGAGCTTTTACATATGCCTACAATGACAGGTCTATAAATCTTTTAGAAAAATCTGGTTTTAATAGAATTGAAACTTTTGTAGAAGACGGTATTGAATCTATATATCTTGAATTAAGTAGATAG
- a CDS encoding cytidine deaminase family protein, with amino-acid sequence MTFENLYNIAKETLNPRDLSDTSCCGSVAAAIESESGKIYTGVCIDAPSSMGFCAEHSAIAAMITAGENRIVKCISVYRDGSIFPPCGRCREFIFQIHKDNYKCEVMVAKDKVVTIKELLPYHDMN; translated from the coding sequence ATGACATTTGAAAATTTATATAATATAGCTAAAGAAACTCTTAATCCTAGAGACCTCTCCGATACTTCGTGTTGCGGTAGCGTTGCAGCAGCAATAGAAAGTGAAAGTGGTAAAATCTATACCGGAGTATGTATAGATGCCCCTAGTTCTATGGGATTTTGTGCAGAACATTCTGCTATTGCAGCAATGATTACTGCTGGTGAAAATAGGATTGTAAAATGTATTTCAGTATACAGAGATGGTTCAATTTTCCCTCCTTGTGGAAGATGTAGAGAGTTTATTTTTCAGATTCACAAGGATAATTATAAATGCGAAGTAATGGTAGCTAAAGATAAAGTTGTAACTATTAAGGAACTGTTACCTTATCATGATATGAATTAA